In Thermosynechococcus sichuanensis E542, a single genomic region encodes these proteins:
- a CDS encoding carbohydrate ABC transporter permease — protein sequence MARSQFLRLGDVFLSPTVVAWLFLLPALLFLTIFVFLPILYLVYLSFTTGSFSQEGVRWVGLQNYQQLLLSPDFWQVIGNTLYFTAATVLPTIVLPLLLAVGLNQAIVGRDLLRTAYFLPTMTSIVAAGLGFRWLFQTDGPVNQLVQTLGGEPIAWLSDPTWAMPVLILLSSWKQLGFNLVVFLAGLQTIPRDRYEAALLDGANAWQQFRYITLPGLRPTLILVFVTTTIFTLRSFEQVYVVTGGGPLDTTNLLVFYIYQQAFALFDFGYAAAAATVLLGVTLGLIWLQLRTRQDPNL from the coding sequence ATGGCGCGATCGCAATTCCTACGGTTGGGGGATGTTTTTTTGTCACCAACAGTAGTAGCTTGGTTATTCCTTTTACCTGCACTTTTGTTTCTGACAATTTTTGTTTTTTTGCCGATTTTGTACCTTGTCTATCTTAGCTTTACGACCGGTAGTTTTAGTCAAGAAGGGGTGCGTTGGGTTGGCCTGCAAAATTATCAGCAATTGCTCCTGAGTCCAGATTTTTGGCAGGTGATTGGCAATACCCTTTATTTCACAGCGGCAACGGTGCTACCCACGATTGTGCTGCCCTTACTACTGGCAGTAGGTCTCAATCAAGCCATTGTGGGACGGGATCTCCTGCGCACGGCCTACTTTTTACCGACAATGACCTCAATTGTGGCGGCAGGGTTAGGGTTTCGTTGGCTGTTTCAAACCGATGGCCCGGTGAATCAACTGGTGCAAACGTTAGGGGGAGAGCCGATTGCTTGGCTCAGTGATCCCACTTGGGCAATGCCGGTGCTGATTTTGCTGAGTAGTTGGAAGCAGTTGGGCTTTAATTTAGTGGTCTTTTTGGCGGGGTTGCAAACCATTCCCCGCGATCGCTATGAAGCGGCACTCCTCGATGGTGCCAATGCTTGGCAACAGTTTCGCTACATTACGCTGCCGGGGCTGCGACCCACTTTAATTCTAGTGTTTGTCACAACAACGATTTTCACGTTGCGCAGTTTTGAACAGGTCTATGTGGTCACTGGTGGCGGCCCCTTAGATACAACAAACCTGCTGGTATTTTATATTTACCAACAGGCCTTCGCGTTATTTGACTTTGGTTATGCCGCTGCGGCAGCAACGGTTCTTTTGGGAGTCACCCTTGGACTGATCTGGCTACAATTGCGTACGCGCCAAGACCCCAATCTCTAA
- a CDS encoding PrsW family glutamic-type intramembrane protease has protein sequence MNRDRSPLNPTLKYAGVLRQVSPEMGQFWLSQEDVTIIGRDPDTCHIVLDAHIYTSVSRHHAQLTCQKRGGIPVWAIADLGSVNGTYVNQQRVETLTVLNAGDRIQLGRQGPEFVLEYLPLTEVVSTQPDQPLTLTQLLPIFAIHPDWVRKAYLVPGIVTVVAVILLFATAGSPDAFKVILALYLGSAAYYFIYQLCGKRKPVWVLLGTLTLEILILQSPILPAMIYLFRTILPGQLHPPHSSFWVLFGRNFIGAGLMEELLKALPIVVAYGLGRWLPSPWKQKVGVWEPLDGILLGAAAGLGFTWTETLGQYVPSIAGQFGNLAGLQVLIPRVLGSLTGHMAYTGYLGYCVGLSVLRPHRAPLILIVGLSLAAFLHALWNTAAARFGPMGLAVVGILAYVFLTAAILKARQLSPTRSQNFATRFYGYR, from the coding sequence ATGAATCGCGATCGCTCCCCCCTCAATCCAACGCTGAAGTATGCGGGTGTACTGCGGCAAGTCTCCCCTGAAATGGGGCAGTTTTGGCTCTCCCAAGAGGATGTGACGATTATTGGCCGTGACCCAGATACTTGCCATATTGTCCTTGACGCTCATATCTATACGTCTGTTTCCCGCCACCATGCCCAACTCACCTGTCAAAAACGGGGCGGTATTCCCGTGTGGGCGATCGCTGACCTCGGGAGTGTCAATGGCACCTACGTCAATCAACAGCGAGTGGAGACATTAACGGTGCTCAATGCGGGCGATCGCATTCAATTGGGACGCCAAGGGCCTGAATTTGTCTTAGAATACCTCCCCCTCACTGAAGTCGTCAGCACCCAACCCGATCAGCCCCTCACCCTCACGCAACTGCTGCCTATTTTTGCCATTCATCCCGACTGGGTACGCAAAGCCTATCTGGTACCGGGGATTGTTACCGTTGTTGCGGTCATCCTACTTTTTGCCACGGCTGGCTCCCCCGACGCGTTCAAGGTCATCTTGGCGCTCTATTTGGGCAGTGCTGCCTATTACTTCATTTATCAACTCTGTGGCAAACGCAAACCTGTATGGGTTTTACTGGGCACGTTGACGCTGGAAATTTTGATTCTGCAAAGCCCGATTTTGCCAGCAATGATCTATCTCTTTCGCACAATCTTACCGGGTCAACTGCATCCGCCCCATTCTTCATTTTGGGTGCTATTCGGCCGCAACTTCATTGGTGCCGGGCTAATGGAAGAGCTACTCAAGGCCTTACCAATTGTCGTGGCCTATGGGTTAGGGCGATGGCTGCCAAGTCCATGGAAACAAAAGGTGGGCGTATGGGAACCCCTCGATGGCATTCTTTTGGGGGCCGCCGCCGGCCTCGGTTTTACGTGGACAGAGACCCTTGGCCAGTATGTCCCTAGTATTGCAGGTCAATTTGGTAATTTAGCTGGTCTGCAAGTGCTGATTCCCCGGGTATTGGGATCCCTAACGGGGCACATGGCCTACACAGGCTACTTGGGCTATTGTGTGGGCTTGAGTGTATTGCGCCCCCATCGCGCACCCTTGATTTTAATCGTTGGCCTAAGTCTAGCGGCCTTTCTCCATGCCCTTTGGAATACGGCTGCCGCCCGTTTTGGTCCGATGGGTTTGGCCGTGGTGGGGATTTTGGCCTATGTGTTTCTTACCGCCGCGATTTTGAAAGCGCGTCAACTGTCTCCGACGCGATCGCAAAACTTTGCCACCCGATTCTATGGTTATCGCTAA
- the psbF gene encoding cytochrome b559 subunit beta, with translation MTSNTPNQEPVSYPIFTVRWVAVHTLAVPTIFFLGAIAAMQFIQR, from the coding sequence ATGACCAGTAACACACCCAATCAAGAACCCGTCTCCTACCCGATTTTTACGGTCCGCTGGGTGGCCGTTCACACGCTTGCTGTGCCCACGATTTTCTTCCTTGGGGCGATCGCGGCAATGCAGTTTATCCAACGTTAG
- a CDS encoding photosystem II reaction center protein J, with product MLSEGGRIPLWIVATVAGMGVIVIVGLFFYGAYAGLGSSL from the coding sequence ATGTTATCTGAAGGTGGACGTATTCCCCTGTGGATTGTGGCAACGGTGGCCGGCATGGGAGTGATTGTGATTGTGGGGCTGTTCTTCTACGGTGCCTACGCTGGCCTTGGCTCCTCCCTTTAG
- a CDS encoding RluA family pseudouridine synthase: protein MTTSLTFKVEKGGDRLDTFLAQQHPELSRSRWQQLIQQGHVRLNGQVCDRKNQPLSGGEVLEVALPEPEPLDLIPEPLPLSILYEDDELLILNKPVDLVVHPAPGHSRGTLVHGLLAHCPNLTGIGGVQRPGIVHRLDKDTSGVMVVAKTEFALHHLQQQLKARQMQRHYLGVVYGQPPEDTGTVITPIGRHPVDRKKMAVVPPEKGRVAITHWYVKERFRHCALVEFHLETGRTHQIRVHAAHLGWPLLGDPLYGRGTPLKVKLPGQALHAYRLQLQHPRTGEEVVAIAPLPEHLEKLLRILRQQALN, encoded by the coding sequence ATGACGACATCGCTGACCTTCAAGGTAGAAAAGGGGGGCGATCGCCTCGATACGTTCCTTGCCCAACAGCATCCTGAACTCTCGCGATCGCGCTGGCAGCAATTGATCCAACAGGGGCACGTACGCCTCAATGGCCAAGTGTGCGATCGCAAAAATCAGCCCCTCAGTGGGGGCGAGGTACTGGAGGTGGCGCTCCCTGAGCCAGAACCATTGGATTTAATCCCTGAACCCCTGCCCCTGAGTATTCTCTACGAGGATGATGAGTTACTGATTCTCAATAAACCGGTGGATTTAGTGGTGCATCCCGCCCCCGGTCATAGTCGCGGTACACTCGTTCATGGTCTATTAGCCCACTGTCCTAACTTGACGGGCATTGGTGGTGTGCAGCGGCCGGGGATTGTGCATCGCCTAGACAAAGACACCTCTGGCGTCATGGTTGTTGCCAAAACGGAGTTTGCCCTACACCATCTGCAACAACAACTGAAAGCACGACAAATGCAGCGCCACTACCTTGGTGTCGTCTATGGTCAACCCCCTGAAGATACGGGAACGGTAATTACACCTATTGGCCGTCACCCGGTGGATCGCAAAAAGATGGCAGTGGTGCCCCCTGAAAAAGGCCGCGTCGCAATTACCCACTGGTATGTAAAAGAGCGCTTTCGCCACTGTGCCCTTGTCGAGTTCCACCTTGAAACCGGTCGTACCCATCAAATTCGGGTTCATGCCGCCCACTTGGGTTGGCCACTGTTGGGGGATCCCCTCTATGGCCGAGGCACGCCGCTAAAAGTGAAGCTTCCCGGTCAAGCGCTTCATGCCTATCGCTTACAGTTGCAGCATCCACGTACAGGTGAGGAGGTTGTGGCGATCGCTCCCCTGCCAGAGCATTTAGAAAAACTATTGCGAATCTTGCGCCAGCAAGCTCTCAATTGA
- the chlG gene encoding chlorophyll synthase ChlG — protein MTETPDSTTTSTSPESTTAAARQLLGMKGAKSGETNIWKIRLQLMKPITWIPLIWGVVCGAASSGGFTWRLEDVLKAATCMLLSGPLMAGYTQTLNDYYDREIDAINEPYRPIPSGAISLNQVRAQIIFLVVAGLGLAVLLDLWADHPTFPVTKIALLGGFLAYIYSAPPLKLKKNGWLGNYALGASYIALPWWAGHALFGELTPTIVILTLIYSLAGLGIAIVNDFKSVEGDRQLGLASLPVMFGVTTAAWICVLMIDIFQLAIAGYLMAIHANLYAVLLILLIIPQIVFQDMYFLRDPLKNDVKYQASAQPFLVLGMLVVGLALGHTLV, from the coding sequence ATGACGGAAACCCCCGATTCAACGACGACTTCAACATCCCCAGAAAGTACAACGGCAGCGGCACGTCAACTGCTGGGTATGAAGGGTGCCAAAAGCGGCGAGACGAATATCTGGAAAATTCGCCTGCAATTGATGAAGCCGATTACATGGATTCCCCTCATTTGGGGCGTAGTCTGTGGTGCTGCCTCCTCAGGAGGATTTACATGGCGTCTGGAAGATGTGCTCAAGGCAGCCACCTGTATGCTGCTGTCGGGGCCTTTGATGGCCGGCTATACGCAAACGCTCAACGATTACTACGATCGCGAGATTGATGCCATCAATGAACCCTACCGCCCGATTCCTTCGGGGGCGATTTCTCTTAATCAAGTGCGGGCACAGATTATCTTCCTTGTTGTCGCGGGTTTGGGCCTAGCTGTTTTACTCGATCTATGGGCTGACCATCCCACCTTCCCCGTGACCAAAATTGCTTTGCTAGGGGGCTTTTTGGCCTATATTTACTCTGCACCGCCCCTGAAACTGAAAAAAAATGGTTGGCTGGGAAATTATGCCCTAGGAGCAAGCTACATTGCCTTACCGTGGTGGGCAGGTCACGCCCTTTTTGGCGAATTGACGCCAACCATTGTGATCTTGACTTTAATTTACAGTTTGGCGGGCTTGGGCATTGCCATTGTCAATGACTTCAAAAGCGTTGAGGGCGATCGCCAGCTCGGCTTGGCCTCCTTACCGGTGATGTTTGGCGTCACCACGGCTGCTTGGATCTGTGTCCTGATGATTGATATTTTCCAGTTGGCAATTGCAGGCTACTTGATGGCAATCCATGCCAATCTTTATGCAGTGCTGTTGATTTTGCTAATTATTCCCCAAATCGTCTTTCAGGATATGTACTTTCTGCGGGATCCTTTGAAGAACGATGTCAAGTACCAAGCGAGTGCGCAACCGTTTCTCGTCTTAGGGATGTTAGTGGTGGGGTTAGCCCTTGGCCATACGCTGGTGTAG
- the purH gene encoding bifunctional phosphoribosylaminoimidazolecarboxamide formyltransferase/IMP cyclohydrolase gives MGRIALLSTSNKQGLVELATALVQEFGFTLLSSGGTAKTLQAAGIPVTPVSEYTEAPEILGGRVKTLHPKIHGGILARRDRPEDEADLQAQGIHPIDLVVVNLYPFAETIAQPNVTLAAAIEQIDIGGPTLIRAAAKNHAHVTVLVDPSQYETYLQELRLHGEAQPAFRLACAQRAFALTASYDQAIAQYFQQMTTPSAEPPILPPVFHLTGQQKQVLRYGENPHQRAAWYISGSHPSGWATADLLQGKELSYNNLLDLEAARAVISEFLGESAPAAVIIKHTNPCGVAEGKTLVAAYERAFAADSVSAFGGIVALNRPLDVATAEALTRTFLECVVAPTCEEAALPILKTKPKMRVLTLPELQTAPTTAIQTIAGGFLVQDIHPTPIEPEAWQVVTATEPSPELMAELIFAWKVVKHVKSNAIVVSRDRQTQGIGAGQMNRVGAVKIALDQAGEAAHGGVLASDGFFPFADSVQAAARAGIAAIIQPGGSLRDNESIQAANEAGIAMVFTNRRHFRH, from the coding sequence ATGGGGCGGATTGCCTTACTCAGCACCAGCAATAAGCAGGGACTGGTGGAGTTGGCTACGGCCTTGGTGCAGGAGTTTGGCTTTACGCTCCTGAGTAGTGGTGGCACCGCAAAGACCTTGCAGGCGGCGGGGATTCCCGTGACACCGGTTTCGGAGTACACAGAGGCACCGGAAATTCTTGGGGGGCGGGTCAAGACTCTGCATCCAAAAATTCATGGCGGCATTTTGGCCCGGCGCGATCGCCCCGAAGACGAGGCTGATCTGCAAGCCCAAGGCATTCATCCCATTGATTTAGTCGTTGTCAACCTCTATCCCTTTGCCGAAACAATTGCTCAGCCCAACGTTACCCTTGCCGCGGCGATTGAGCAAATTGATATTGGTGGGCCGACGCTGATTCGCGCTGCTGCCAAAAACCATGCCCATGTGACGGTGCTGGTGGATCCTAGCCAGTATGAGACCTATCTTCAGGAACTGCGTCTGCACGGAGAAGCCCAACCTGCCTTTCGCCTCGCCTGTGCCCAGCGGGCCTTTGCGCTGACGGCCAGTTACGATCAGGCGATCGCCCAGTATTTTCAGCAAATGACTACCCCTAGTGCTGAGCCGCCAATTCTGCCCCCTGTCTTCCACCTAACAGGCCAGCAAAAACAAGTCCTGCGCTATGGCGAAAACCCCCATCAACGGGCTGCTTGGTACATCAGTGGGTCACACCCCAGTGGTTGGGCTACTGCCGACCTGCTTCAGGGCAAAGAACTCAGTTACAACAATCTGCTCGATTTAGAAGCCGCACGGGCAGTAATCAGCGAATTCCTCGGGGAGAGTGCCCCCGCCGCCGTCATTATTAAACACACCAATCCCTGTGGCGTCGCTGAGGGGAAAACCCTTGTGGCGGCCTACGAACGTGCCTTTGCGGCCGATAGTGTCTCCGCCTTTGGCGGCATTGTTGCCCTGAATCGCCCCTTGGATGTGGCCACTGCTGAAGCCTTGACCCGTACCTTTTTAGAGTGTGTGGTGGCTCCCACCTGTGAGGAAGCGGCGCTGCCGATCCTGAAAACCAAGCCCAAAATGCGCGTCCTCACCCTACCTGAGTTGCAGACGGCTCCCACCACAGCGATTCAAACCATTGCTGGCGGCTTTCTTGTCCAAGATATTCACCCCACTCCCATTGAACCAGAGGCGTGGCAAGTGGTCACGGCCACCGAACCCAGTCCAGAGTTGATGGCGGAACTGATCTTTGCTTGGAAAGTGGTGAAACACGTTAAGTCCAATGCTATTGTTGTCAGTCGCGATCGCCAGACCCAAGGGATTGGTGCCGGTCAAATGAATCGTGTCGGCGCGGTGAAAATTGCTTTAGATCAAGCCGGTGAAGCGGCCCATGGTGGTGTGCTGGCCAGTGATGGCTTTTTCCCCTTTGCCGATTCGGTGCAGGCCGCTGCCCGTGCTGGTATTGCGGCGATTATTCAACCGGGGGGCAGTTTGCGGGATAATGAGTCCATCCAAGCAGCCAATGAAGCGGGAATTGCCATGGTCTTTACCAACCGGCGACACTTCCGCCACTAG
- a CDS encoding photosystem II reaction center protein L: MEPNPNRQPVELNRTSLYLGLLLIFVLALLFSSYFFN, from the coding sequence ATGGAACCGAATCCCAATCGTCAGCCGGTGGAACTGAATCGCACATCCCTGTACCTAGGGTTGTTGCTGATCTTCGTCCTTGCGTTGCTCTTTTCAAGCTACTTCTTTAACTAA
- the psbE gene encoding cytochrome b559 subunit alpha: MAGTTGERPFSDIITSVRYWVIHSITIPALFIAGWLFVSTGLAYDVFGTPRPDSYYAQEQRSIPLVTDRFEAKQQVETFLEQLK; encoded by the coding sequence GTGGCTGGAACGACAGGAGAACGACCATTTTCCGACATTATTACCAGTGTCCGTTACTGGGTGATTCATAGCATCACCATTCCGGCGTTGTTCATTGCTGGCTGGCTCTTTGTCAGCACCGGTTTGGCCTATGATGTGTTTGGCACACCACGCCCCGATAGCTACTATGCTCAGGAACAGCGGTCGATTCCTCTGGTGACCGATCGCTTTGAAGCCAAACAACAAGTCGAAACCTTCTTGGAACAGTTGAAGTAG
- a CDS encoding ribose-phosphate pyrophosphokinase: MIRSKSKRTPSWGDAVIHTAPLPTTTPSHISDHSRLKLFSGSANIALAQEIARYLGIDLGPMVRKRFADGELYVQIQESIRGCDVYLIQPCCRPVNDHLMELLIMVDACRRASARQVTAVIPYYGYARADRKTAGRESITAKLVANLITQAGASRVLAMDLHSAQIQGYFDIPVDHVYGSPVLLDYLRSKNLEDIVVVSPDVGGVARARAFANKLDDAPLAIIDKRRQAHNVAEVMNVVGDVKGKTAVLVDDMIDTAGTILEGARLLRREGAKEVYACATHAVFSPPAIERLQGGDFEEVIVTNTIPVPETQRFPQLTVLSVASILGETIWRIHEDSSVSSMFR; this comes from the coding sequence ATGATAAGATCAAAATCAAAACGCACGCCATCTTGGGGAGATGCTGTGATTCACACTGCGCCATTGCCCACGACTACCCCCTCTCACATTTCTGATCATAGTCGTCTAAAGCTGTTTTCGGGTTCTGCCAATATTGCCCTTGCTCAGGAAATTGCCCGCTACCTCGGTATTGATCTCGGCCCCATGGTGCGCAAGCGATTTGCTGATGGGGAGCTGTATGTACAGATTCAAGAATCCATTCGCGGTTGTGATGTCTATCTGATCCAGCCCTGCTGCCGACCGGTTAACGACCACCTGATGGAACTGCTGATCATGGTGGATGCTTGCCGTCGCGCTTCAGCCCGCCAAGTGACGGCCGTGATTCCCTACTATGGCTATGCCCGTGCTGATCGCAAGACCGCTGGCCGTGAGTCTATTACCGCCAAACTAGTAGCCAACCTGATTACCCAAGCGGGAGCCAGTCGGGTTCTAGCGATGGATCTGCACTCCGCGCAAATTCAAGGCTACTTTGACATTCCCGTGGATCATGTCTATGGTTCGCCCGTGCTCCTTGACTACCTGCGCAGCAAAAATCTTGAGGATATTGTGGTCGTCTCCCCCGACGTGGGTGGGGTAGCCCGTGCCCGTGCCTTTGCCAATAAGCTGGATGATGCCCCCCTCGCCATTATTGATAAGCGACGCCAAGCCCACAATGTAGCTGAAGTGATGAACGTGGTGGGGGATGTTAAGGGCAAGACAGCAGTACTTGTGGATGACATGATTGATACCGCCGGCACGATTTTAGAAGGGGCACGGTTACTGCGGCGGGAAGGGGCTAAGGAAGTCTATGCCTGTGCCACCCATGCGGTCTTTTCTCCGCCGGCGATCGAGCGACTCCAAGGGGGCGATTTTGAAGAGGTGATTGTCACCAATACGATTCCTGTACCGGAAACGCAACGCTTTCCCCAACTTACGGTGCTCTCGGTGGCGAGCATTCTCGGAGAAACCATTTGGCGGATCCATGAAGATAGCTCTGTGAGCAGCATGTTCCGCTAA
- a CDS encoding CHASE2 domain-containing serine/threonine-protein kinase, whose product MTPVSIPEHLKRALPAVIATAIATVGVLALRVGGLLEPLELRVYDQWLRWRSTAATSQRLLIVEITEADIQTLKQYPIPDEVLIQAVNELQEHQPKVIGIDIFRDFPVPDRFKPPTDVLPSLGRVMMTQPNTVIVCKVRSEGDLGIAPPAGLLNNQVGFADIPIDDDGVVRRAILATQPEASDRCSTPQSFALALARVFLGINPQAVTQNRLELGTAGFQTLTSNWGGYNNLDAAGFQILINYAHPTQPYETVTLGEVLTGQVLPSKVRDRAVLIGLTGSSSNDKFLIPITLPGQTNRLTPGVVVQAAILEDLLAAALDNRSPMGTWPQEAIALWMLAWSGLGALIIAKGHRWVIVPLLVAGGLGLSGLTFLLFLQGSWIPLVAPLVGFGSAAVLMLGYRALSPAESTSTPSAPTAVPRGLSATPLELITEGISQSTSPESAPILEIPETAPTEVSCLETDANATVLQPETAISFTPIEPTPAPATGDKPHTAPTLLTSVVDQIPPTEIRETPPQPINERETFLVIHPDEADTSATELPERPLTTPEPTPADLPETQMVVPTAPSEIPATLRPDFPETQLTAPEALTTMPETPSIPTVDLPETQLTLPEPLTTPDLTSTPSTQFATSADLPETQLSIPETPPDITSTPPTQFATSVDLPETQLSIPETPPNTTSTPPTQFATSADLPETQLSIPDTPRGDLPETQPSNPDPLTSLPADATQLPEVMPATTVPSPPPPTTETQTPSGTQPKTTVISDISEEPREPLPQTVGGRYRVLSQLGEGGFGRTFLAADLHLPDHPICVVKQLVPSRKDERFLAIARRLFQREAETLAQLGQHERIPRLLAYFEEGGYFYLTQEYVDGESLKEEFEKKITLSQAEALAILKSILEILQYVHQFGVVHRDIKPANIMRRRSDQQLFLIDFGAVRHVQPEDLLQHGKYTISIGTRGYAPSEQMAGRPVIASDIYSLGMVIVEGLTGLAPMDLPSDPHTGDIVWQPGRHLSPQFVAIINKMIKYNFRDRYQSAEEVLNDLAKAGL is encoded by the coding sequence ATGACCCCTGTCTCCATCCCTGAGCATCTTAAACGCGCTTTACCGGCGGTCATTGCAACGGCGATCGCCACGGTAGGTGTCCTAGCACTACGGGTGGGTGGCCTGCTGGAACCTTTGGAACTGAGAGTCTATGACCAATGGCTGCGCTGGCGATCGACAGCGGCTACCTCGCAGCGGTTACTGATTGTTGAGATTACCGAGGCTGACATTCAAACCCTCAAGCAGTACCCCATTCCGGACGAAGTGCTCATTCAGGCCGTCAATGAATTGCAAGAGCACCAACCGAAGGTCATTGGCATTGATATTTTTCGCGATTTTCCCGTGCCCGATCGCTTCAAACCGCCGACCGATGTGCTGCCCTCCCTCGGACGGGTCATGATGACCCAACCCAACACCGTCATTGTCTGCAAAGTGCGGAGCGAAGGGGATCTTGGCATTGCCCCTCCCGCTGGACTGCTGAATAATCAGGTGGGGTTTGCGGACATTCCCATTGATGATGATGGCGTGGTGCGCCGTGCTATTTTGGCAACTCAACCCGAAGCCAGCGATCGCTGCTCTACGCCTCAATCCTTTGCCCTTGCCTTGGCGCGGGTTTTTCTAGGGATTAATCCCCAAGCTGTGACGCAGAACCGCCTTGAATTGGGAACAGCTGGCTTTCAGACCCTCACCAGCAACTGGGGCGGCTACAACAACCTAGATGCCGCTGGGTTTCAAATCCTGATCAACTATGCCCACCCCACTCAGCCCTATGAAACAGTCACCCTAGGCGAGGTGCTGACGGGTCAAGTGCTGCCCTCCAAGGTGCGCGATCGCGCCGTACTCATTGGCCTTACCGGCAGCAGCAGTAACGACAAGTTTTTGATTCCAATTACCCTGCCGGGGCAAACCAACCGCCTTACCCCCGGTGTTGTCGTGCAAGCAGCGATCCTTGAGGATTTGCTAGCAGCGGCTCTCGATAACCGTTCTCCTATGGGTACATGGCCACAGGAGGCGATCGCCCTTTGGATGCTTGCTTGGTCTGGGCTTGGTGCCCTGATTATCGCCAAGGGACACCGTTGGGTAATTGTGCCACTGTTGGTAGCTGGGGGACTGGGCTTAAGTGGCCTCACCTTTCTCCTCTTTTTACAGGGGAGTTGGATTCCCCTAGTGGCACCTCTGGTTGGCTTTGGCAGTGCGGCGGTTTTGATGCTGGGCTACCGTGCCTTGAGTCCTGCTGAATCCACCTCTACCCCCTCCGCACCGACGGCTGTTCCTAGGGGCCTCTCGGCGACTCCCTTAGAGTTGATCACTGAAGGCATCAGTCAATCAACCTCACCTGAATCAGCCCCCATTTTGGAAATCCCCGAAACTGCGCCAACGGAAGTCTCTTGCCTAGAGACGGATGCCAATGCAACGGTGCTGCAACCGGAAACGGCAATTTCCTTTACCCCCATCGAACCCACACCAGCCCCTGCCACTGGAGATAAACCCCACACAGCCCCTACTCTCCTCACCTCCGTGGTCGATCAGATTCCCCCCACAGAGATCCGCGAGACACCACCACAGCCTATTAATGAGAGGGAAACCTTCTTAGTGATTCACCCTGACGAGGCTGACACGTCTGCCACAGAATTGCCAGAACGCCCCCTAACGACTCCTGAACCTACCCCTGCTGATCTTCCTGAAACCCAGATGGTGGTTCCTACGGCTCCCTCAGAGATACCCGCGACACTGCGTCCTGATTTCCCAGAAACCCAACTGACGGCTCCCGAAGCCTTAACAACGATGCCGGAGACCCCTAGCATCCCTACTGTTGATTTGCCTGAAACCCAACTCACCCTACCTGAACCACTGACCACCCCAGACCTGACCTCGACACCCTCAACCCAATTCGCAACTAGCGCAGACTTGCCGGAAACCCAACTGTCTATTCCTGAAACGCCACCGGACATTACCTCAACTCCGCCCACTCAATTCGCAACTAGTGTGGACTTGCCGGAAACCCAACTGTCTATTCCTGAAACGCCACCGAACACTACCTCAACTCCGCCCACTCAATTCGCAACTAGCGCAGACTTGCCGGAAACCCAACTGTCAATTCCAGACACCCCTAGGGGAGACTTACCGGAAACACAACCATCCAACCCTGACCCCTTGACCTCGCTGCCTGCGGATGCCACCCAGCTTCCAGAGGTGATGCCCGCTACAACAGTCCCCTCGCCACCACCCCCAACCACAGAGACGCAAACACCGAGCGGCACCCAACCCAAAACTACCGTCATTTCTGACATCAGCGAAGAACCTAGGGAACCGCTGCCCCAAACTGTGGGGGGACGCTACCGTGTCCTGAGTCAACTCGGGGAAGGGGGATTTGGGCGCACGTTCTTGGCGGCGGATTTGCACCTGCCGGATCATCCGATTTGTGTGGTCAAGCAGTTGGTGCCTTCCCGTAAGGATGAACGTTTTTTGGCCATTGCTCGTCGCCTCTTTCAGCGGGAAGCGGAAACCTTAGCCCAATTGGGTCAACACGAGCGTATCCCCCGATTATTGGCCTACTTTGAGGAGGGGGGATATTTCTATCTCACCCAAGAGTATGTGGATGGCGAATCCCTCAAAGAAGAGTTTGAAAAGAAAATTACCCTCTCCCAAGCCGAAGCCCTCGCCATCCTCAAGAGTATTCTGGAGATTTTGCAGTATGTGCATCAGTTTGGGGTGGTGCACCGGGATATTAAACCCGCTAATATCATGCGCCGCCGCAGTGATCAACAACTGTTTTTGATTGACTTTGGGGCGGTACGCCATGTCCAGCCCGAGGATTTGCTCCAGCACGGCAAATATACGATCTCAATTGGTACCCGTGGCTACGCCCCTAGTGAGCAAATGGCAGGACGACCCGTGATTGCCAGTGATATTTACTCTTTGGGCATGGTGATTGTTGAAGGTCTGACGGGACTTGCCCCGATGGATTTGCCCTCTGACCCGCACACGGGGGATATTGTCTGGCAGCCGGGACGGCATCTCTCGCCGCAGTTTGTTGCCATTATCAATAAAATGATTAAGTACAACTTTCGCGATCGCTACCAGAGTGCCGAAGAAGTGCTTAATGATTTAGCCAAAGCTGGACTTTAG